One Methanofervidicoccus abyssi genomic window, AATAGATATAAATATTATAGATCCTTCAAAAATTGGAGTATTAATAAAGGAGATAGGTTTAAAATAATCTCTATTTCTTTTTTACAATATTAAAACATCTAACACCCTAAGGGGTGTATATGTGCTCTATAAGTGGAATTATTATAAAAGATGATGAAGGCTCTAGTATTAGAGACAGATTAAGAGAGCATCTCATTAATATTATGAAGATTCTAAAACATAGAGGACCAGATAGTTCTGGAATGATGCTCGATGATGAAGTTGTATACTTTAGGGATTTTGAGGATACTCTAAGTTCTAATCTTAGAAAACCTAACAGGCTTGGATTGGGACATAACAGGTTAGCCATCGTAGGTAATGCAAGTCAACCTATTCCCAATGAAGATGAGAATGTATGGGTTATCTGCAACGGAGAGATATACAACTACTACGAACTTATGGAGGATTTGGAAGATAGACATAACTTCTACACTGATACTGACAGTGAGATTATAGTACATTGCTACGAGGAGATGATACTTCAAGAGTTAGATGGGGAGTATGCATACTGTATATATGACAAGGAAGAGAATAAACTGCTACTAGGGAGAGATACCTTTGGAGTAAAACCTCTCTTTTACATAGATACTGAGAAATACTTTGCCTTTGCCTCTGAGAAAAAGGGACTGTGGTATCTACTGAAAAGTATAGATAATCTATCCTTTGAGGAAATATATAACTATCCTGTAGTATCACTCCATCCAAACAGCCATATGATATACGACTTAGACGAAAACAGATACTACATAGTTAGAGATGTCCAAAAGATAAGGGTAAATTACTTCAACAGGTATAAAAATGGTGACGACAACAGGGAGTACGAGATATATAAAAAAGAGGTGGAGAGAGTCCTATGGAATGGGGTGATAAAGAGGGTAAGAGGACTGGATAAGGTAGGGGTTGTGTTTTCTGGAGGAGTAGATAGCACCCTTGTGGCAAAGATGGCGTCAGAATACTGCAATGTGATCCTCTATACTACAGGTTTAGAAGGCAGTGAAGATGTAGAGTATGCCGAAAGGGTAGCTGAAGATTTGGGACTAAAACTTAGAAAGAAAATAATAGATAAGGAAGAATACGAGGAGTATCTCCTGAAGGTGGCCTATGCAATAGATGAAATAGATCTAATGAAACTCTCAGTGGGGGTACCTATATACGTGGCATCGGAGATGGCTAAAAGGGATGGAATAAAAGTAGTACTATCTGGGCAGGGAGCAGATGAACTCTTCGCAGGGTATAAGAGGTATCAGAGGATACTTATTACAAAGGGAGAGGAAGAAGTTAAGAAGGTACTTTATAAAGATGTGATGAACATCTACAGGATGAACCTCGAAAGAGATGATCACTGTACAATGGCAAACAGTGTGGAGTTGAGAGTACCCTTCTTAGACAAGAGTGTAGTTGAAGTTGGGCTCTCCCTCCCTGTACAATACAAGGTAAACGAAAGGGAGAGAAAGATAATCCTAAGGGATATTGCCAAGAAGTACATCCCAGAGTATATTGCCAATAGGCCTAAGAAGGCGGCTCAATATGGCAGTGGCAGTGAGAAGATGATATATGCAGTAGGTAAAAGTTACGGCTACTCGAAGAGAAAAATAAATATATTCCTCAGAGATGTGATTTTAAAGAAGATGGAAGATATACATACCTAGGTTGCTGTATATATTAAAAAAATAATATTAATTACAATAATAATCAGGAATATTTTCTAATGGAAATTAGAACTAATAATAAAAATATCGAAAAATCTCCATTAATAGAGGTTCTATGCTATTAAAGAGAAGGAATTAACAAAGTTATACTCTTCTCTCCCTGTATCTAGGGTAGACTAATGAAGATAACAACTGTTAATGACTGTATATTCATTCTTTTTTATAACATTTTTAATAAATAAAGATTAACAGAAATCTAGTTATCTTTACCAATTCTTACATTATGACTACTGTATCTTTATACTCTTCTCCCCCTTGTATACTAAGTATATTACCAACAACCCTCCTACTATATCTAAGATAGAACCTACAGGTAAAATCTGGGCAGGATGGTTTATACCATAGAGATAATAGATAGGTACCCAATATTTCACAGATATTATATGAGCAATGAGCATCAAGATAACCCCAAGGAGCATCGTTGTAGGTAATAGCCACCTATGATCTGAAGTTTTTATTACAGACCTTGCCATATAAGGAGCAGCTATTCCTACAAATGCCATAAGTCCAAGGTAAGGAACTATGGCTCCAACAACAAAAGATGTTAGTAGTAGTATCGCTATCCTAACCTTTTTTACATCTAATCCAAAACTCCTAGCATAAGATTCTCCAAAGAGTAAGGCGTTTAGAGGTTTTATTAAAAATACACTACTTATTACAAAGATTAGAGTAATTATAGTAAGAGATGGAAGGTTATTTAGATTGACTCGTGTTAAACTTCCAACTATAAACATATAGTATTCCAGAATAGAGAGTTCTTTCCCATTTGCTATTAGATAGGAACTTATACCTCTAAATAGATAACTGAAGAGGAGGGCAACGATTAGAACACCATTTACATCTTTAACCCTGAGTGCTATTATGATAAGGATTATTAGAGATAGTATACCTCCACACCAACCAGCAACTATCTTCTCATCTATGTTGAAAATTTTGAAGAGATTTGCAATACTGTTTACAAATATTACTAAGGTAACTGCAAATAGTACACCACTGGATATACCTGTGGTATAGGGAGAAGCTAGTAAATTTTTAAAGAGTGTCTGAAGCATTAAACCACATGCAGATAGGGTTATCCCCACGATGATGGCTCCGAAAATTTGGGGAAAACGTATTTCTTTTAATAGTATATATTTAAATTTCTTCTTTTCACTTAGAGGAGGTATATAAAACAGATCTTCTCCAGTGATTTTATGGTATATACTGTTTAATGTAACCTTCATTTGATATAGGATAAAATCTGTAGTATCTTCCAAGGTAATAGATCTGGCATTCCCTCCATAATACATACCTAGTATAACAAGTATTACAACGGAGATAAGTAGAATAAATACTATAAAGGGTCTGTAATACTCCATTATATCCCCATACGTTTTACCTTTAAGTATATCAGTATAGCTATAGGTGCTCCTATTATGGATAGAGGACATAAGAGAGGTAGGTTGTTAGAGGATGTAGGTATTAGAACTCCAGGCCTTGTGAGTATATCTGCAAATATTACAAATATAGAACCTAAGATAGCAGTTGTAGGTATTACATAGAGGTGCTTTGAAGTTCCCACTATCATCCTACTTACTATAGGACATACTATCCCCACAAAGGCTATAGGTCCAGTAAAGGCCACCACCGTTGCAGTTAATATGGAGGAGAGTATTACCAACCACCTTCTTAAACTCTTAATATCCGCCCCTACACTCTGGGCGTACATCTCACCAAGGAGGTTAGCATCAAGTTTTTTTGATAGCAATACATAAGCTAAAATAACTACAGGGATGATTATCACAGTCATAATGTATATCTGATCCCAAGTTAAATTATTTAGAGATCCCATACCCCACATAAGATACTCAGAGAGTTCAGATCTCTCTTCACCGAGAAAGTCTGCAGTATATACTACTATGGTGGTAAATCCAGAGGCTATGGCACCTATCATAATACCGCTTATCAGTAAAGTTGCAGTCTGTTTAACAACCCTTGCAATGTTGATAACTACAAACATAGTAATCAGAGAACCAAGATAGGCTGCAAGGATAAAGCCGTATAGTGAGTGGGGAAAACCTAAGTTAAAAAGTAGGGATGTAAATATATACAACACAACACCTAAGGAAGCTCCACTTGCCACACCCATCAAATAGGGATCTGCTAAGGGATTCCTAAAATATCCCTGCATAAGTATCCCTGCAACTGCAATACCCATTCCAACAACAATTGCCCCAACTGTTCTCGGTAATCTCAACTCCCCTATAATTTTATCAACAATTGGATTTCTAGAAGTTCCCTCTAAGAAATATTTTTCCAGTTGATCATTCTTTATGGGAATAGTACCTTCTTTAATACTAATATAGGATAAAACAGTGAGTATAATTACTGATATAAAAAATACAATTAGAAATCTTTTGTATTTCAAAATTTCACCTTTTGATATTAGTAATCACAATGATAATAAAAATAAAAGTTACTTTTTCGAAAATTCCAACTTACAATATATATTGATTCGAAGTGATCCTTTAAAATAATAAGAGAACAGCAAAAGATAAATGAATTATCTTTCCTTTAATCATTAAAAGATCCTTTTTAAAAAGTTCGATATAATCTCGATTATCCATGAAAGTATATTACTTCCTTTCCCACTCTCTGTTTTTTCGTTGATACTTTGACTATTATTAACTATCTCTAAGTTATAGGTTAT contains:
- a CDS encoding FecCD family ABC transporter permease, encoding MEYYRPFIVFILLISVVILVILGMYYGGNARSITLEDTTDFILYQMKVTLNSIYHKITGEDLFYIPPLSEKKKFKYILLKEIRFPQIFGAIIVGITLSACGLMLQTLFKNLLASPYTTGISSGVLFAVTLVIFVNSIANLFKIFNIDEKIVAGWCGGILSLIILIIIALRVKDVNGVLIVALLFSYLFRGISSYLIANGKELSILEYYMFIVGSLTRVNLNNLPSLTIITLIFVISSVFLIKPLNALLFGESYARSFGLDVKKVRIAILLLTSFVVGAIVPYLGLMAFVGIAAPYMARSVIKTSDHRWLLPTTMLLGVILMLIAHIISVKYWVPIYYLYGINHPAQILPVGSILDIVGGLLVIYLVYKGEKSIKIQ
- a CDS encoding FecCD family ABC transporter permease; its protein translation is MKYKRFLIVFFISVIILTVLSYISIKEGTIPIKNDQLEKYFLEGTSRNPIVDKIIGELRLPRTVGAIVVGMGIAVAGILMQGYFRNPLADPYLMGVASGASLGVVLYIFTSLLFNLGFPHSLYGFILAAYLGSLITMFVVINIARVVKQTATLLISGIMIGAIASGFTTIVVYTADFLGEERSELSEYLMWGMGSLNNLTWDQIYIMTVIIIPVVILAYVLLSKKLDANLLGEMYAQSVGADIKSLRRWLVILSSILTATVVAFTGPIAFVGIVCPIVSRMIVGTSKHLYVIPTTAILGSIFVIFADILTRPGVLIPTSSNNLPLLCPLSIIGAPIAILIYLKVKRMGI
- the asnB gene encoding asparagine synthase (glutamine-hydrolyzing); the encoded protein is MCSISGIIIKDDEGSSIRDRLREHLINIMKILKHRGPDSSGMMLDDEVVYFRDFEDTLSSNLRKPNRLGLGHNRLAIVGNASQPIPNEDENVWVICNGEIYNYYELMEDLEDRHNFYTDTDSEIIVHCYEEMILQELDGEYAYCIYDKEENKLLLGRDTFGVKPLFYIDTEKYFAFASEKKGLWYLLKSIDNLSFEEIYNYPVVSLHPNSHMIYDLDENRYYIVRDVQKIRVNYFNRYKNGDDNREYEIYKKEVERVLWNGVIKRVRGLDKVGVVFSGGVDSTLVAKMASEYCNVILYTTGLEGSEDVEYAERVAEDLGLKLRKKIIDKEEYEEYLLKVAYAIDEIDLMKLSVGVPIYVASEMAKRDGIKVVLSGQGADELFAGYKRYQRILITKGEEEVKKVLYKDVMNIYRMNLERDDHCTMANSVELRVPFLDKSVVEVGLSLPVQYKVNERERKIILRDIAKKYIPEYIANRPKKAAQYGSGSEKMIYAVGKSYGYSKRKINIFLRDVILKKMEDIHT